The Desulfobacteraceae bacterium DNA window GAAAAAACCTTCAAAATCCAGGAGCAGGTGGACCGCATCGCGGCCATGACCGCCAAACTGATGGGAATCACCAAATATGAAACCCGCCATTACGCCAGGGGCCGCAGAATCATCGACATCGACAAGGCCTCGCAAAACTGCGGGTGAGCCGCCGTCGCGGCCGGCGTTGGGCGGCAGGGGGTTAACCCCACAGCCGGCAATCCGCCATGCGTAGCCCCGAAGCGGCATGGCGCCGACTTTTTAAGCGCCGCCGAAACCCTGCAGTCCCGCGTGAAGATGAGCGAACATCTTAAAATTCCACAAAAAATAACAGCGATCCTGGTCTACGGCCGTCCACCGCTGGTTTTTGCCGGCATGCTTTGCGCCATCGCCGTGATGTGGACCCGCAGCCCGGTTCTCTACACCCTGGGGGTCGTGCTGCTTTTCATCGCCATGAGCTTCGACCTGGTAGACGGCTGGTTTTCCGCCCGCTTTCAGCCCAACCCGACCCTGGCCAACCTGGCCGACCGCATCATGGACAAGATCGTCTATTCGATCATTTTTCCGCTGGTTGCGGTGGGGATGATGTGGCGCCTGCTTTTCAGCACCCCGGCCCACGCCAAAATCGAACTGCTGCACGCCATTTTCGTCCTGCTGATCTGTGTAACGGTGCTGATTCGCGACAATTTTGCCAGCTTCATGCGCAGCTTCGCCCTGCGCAAGGGCCAGGAGCCCGAACAGAGCGAATACACCCGCCTGCGGACCGTGGTGGCCGCGCCCCTGAGCGCTCTCCTCTACGCTCATGCCTTTTACATCCCCGAGGGGCCACCGTCCCGAATTTACTTCTGGATCTCCTGGCTGGGCAACCTCCCCCTGCGGGGGCTTTTCGTGATCGAAATCGTCTTTCTGATCATCACCTTCGGCTCCATCGCCGGCTACTGCCGCAAATACGGCACGCTCTGCCTGGACGAACTCTGCCTGGGGGATGACCGCCTGCGCCGCCGGATTCTCTCGGTCTTTCCCAACGCCCTGACCCTGATGAACGCCATGATGGGGCTGCTGGCGGTCTTTTTCGCCTACCAGACGCGCATCCGCGAAGCTTACCTGATCCTGATGGGGGCAGCGATCTTTGACAAGTTGGACGGCGCCGTCGCCCGGCGCCTGGGGCTCACCGATCCCAGCGGGGACCCGGCCGAGGACCGGCGCCGAATCAACATCGGCGGTGTGCTGGATGACGTCGCCGATGCCGTCAGCTTCTGCATCGCGCCGGCCTGGATTTTCTACATCTGCCTGAGCGCCCTCCCCGAACCGCTGCCAACCCGTGTGCCGGTGGGGTTGGTGGCGGTCTTTTACGCCATGCTGGGCTTCACCCGCCTGATCTACTTCACCCTGGACCGGCACCCGATACCCGGTTTTTTCAAGGGTATGCCCACCCCCGCGGCGGCCCTCCTGATCACCGCCCCGCTGATTCTTTTGGATCAGAACCTGCTCACGGCCCCCGAGACGGCGCGCAACTGGGCGATCTTCAGCTTCTGGCTGACCATTTTGACCGCCGGCCTAATGAACCTCTACCCCGTCCGCTATATCCACATGGGCCGCTTCAGTGACCGCCACCCCTGGTTCACCCGCATCAACCTGCTGCTGGTTCTGGTCTTCATCCTCACCCCCTATTTCGGCTACCTGGTACTCATCCAGCAGCTGCTCTACCTGCTGTCCCCGCTGGTGACCTGGCGGGTGGACCCCAAGGTGGCCGTCATGGAAGCCAAGGATCTGGATAAATAGCCGCCGGCAGGCCCTCCACCCCAGCGCCGGTCTTTTTGGGGCGCCGGCCACGGCAAGCCTGCATCCGGGGTCAAACCGGCAAATGTTGGGTCTTTTTTCTATTGACATACAATATCTGGTATGAAAAGAAGTGAACCCGTCGATATGTTGCCAGGCCCCGGTTGCCGCCGGGCGGCGCAATCCATCCAAAACCGATCTCCGGGGGCGCCCCGCTCCGATACTGCAGGAGGGCTGTCATGGGTCAGAAGGGCAAATTTCTGGTGATGGAGGACGGACAGCTGGATCTCAGCCAGTACGTCTGGGACGACCACCGCTTTGCCGACATCCTGATGCGCGAAAAGGTGCTCGACACGCACCAGGCCATGGCCATCAGCCGTTTTCTGCGGCAGGAAATCGAAACGCTGGAACTGCCCACCATCACCGTGCCCTTTATCGAGCAGCTGATCGAAGCCAAGTTTCGCGAGTACGGCCTAGTCAAGCCCGCCTCGCTGCGCTTCGACAAGAGCATCTTCGTCCGTAACGGCCTGAACCTTTCGGAGAACGCCCGCACGGTCCTGGAACGGCGCTATCTCAAAAAAGATCCGGACGGCACCGTGCTGGAAACCCCGCAGCAGATGTTCCAGCGGGTGGCAGCCCATATCGCCTCGGCCGAAAAAAATTACGGCGACGAAAACCGGGTGCGGGAGGTGGCGGAGATCTTCTACCAGCTGATGGTGGAGGCCAAGTTCCTGCCCAACTCGCCCACTCTGATGAATGCCGGCCGGCGCCTGGGGCAGCTGGCGGCCTGCTTCGTGCTGCCCGTGGAGGACAGCATGGAGGGCATCTTCGGCGCACTGATGAACGCCGCCATGATCCACAAGTCCGGCGGCGGCACCGGCTTTTCATTTTCGCGCCTGCGCCCCAAGGACAGCAATGTCGGCTCCACCGGCGGCGTGGCCTCCGGACCGGTGTCGTTCATGAAGATTTTCAACACCGCCACCGAGCAGGTCAAGCAGGGCGGCACCCGCCGGGGGGCCAACATGGCCATCCTGCGGGTGGACCACCCCGACATCCTGGAGTTCATCACCTGCAAGCAGGACCACCAGTCCCTCAACAATTTCAATATTTCGGTTGGTGTCACGGACGCGTTCATGCGGGCCCTGGAGGCCGGCGCCGCCTTTGACCTGCTGGACCCCCGCGACGGCCGCAAGGCGGGCACCCTCAAGGCCGCCGAGGTTTACAATCTGATGGTGGAGCGGGCCTGGGCCAACGGCGACCCCGGCATCATTTTCCTGGACCGCATGAACCGCGACAACCCCACCCCCGAGTTGGGGGCCATCGAAAGCACCAACCCCTGCGGCGAACAGCCCCTGCTGCCCATGGAGGCCTGCAATCTCGGCTCTATCAACCTGGCGCGGTTCGTCAGCAGCGAGGCCGGCAGCCCGGCCATCGACTACGAGGCCCTTAAGGAAGTGATCGGCTGGTCGGTCCGCTTTTTGGACGACACCATCGATGTCTCGCGCTATCCACTGCCCGAAATCACCGCCATGGTCCAGGGCAACCGCAAGATCGGGCTGGGGGTCATGGGGTTTGCGGACCTTCTCTATCAGCTGGGGGTCCCCTACAACTCCGAGGCCGCGCTGCAGATCGCGGCCGAAGTGATGGGCTTTGTCCGTGAAACCGCCCGGGAGGCCTCCCGCACCCTGGCCAGAAAGCGCGGGGTGTTCGAAAACTTCGGCAAGAGCGTTTTCAAGGGGCGCCGAGACGGCCGCCTGCGCAACGCTACCACCACCACCATCGCCCCCACCGGCACTTTGAGCATCATCGCCGGGTGCTCCAGCGGCATCGAGCCGCTTTTCGCCCTGAGCTTCGTGCGCCATGTCATGGACGATGACAAGCTGACCGAGGTCAACCCGTATTTCAAAAAAACGGCCGAGGAGCGCAATTTCTACAGCCGCGAGCTCATGGAGACGATTGCCGCCCGGGGCACCATCCAGGACATGCCGGAAATTCCCGAGGATGTCCGGCGGGTGTTCGTGACCGCCCACGACATTTCGCCGGAATGGCATATCCGTATGCAGGCCGCCTTCCAGCAGCACACCGACAACGCGGTTTCCAAGACGGTCAACCTGCCCCACGACGCCACCGTGGCGGACGTGCGCAAGGTCTACGACCTGGCCTATGAGCTGGGATGCAAAGGGGTGACCATCTACCGCGACGGCAGCCGGGAAAACCAGGTGCTCTCCTTTTCCCGTAAAACGGCCGCCGACAGGGGGTTCATGACCGCGGTCAAGGAGCGGCCGGAGACTCTGGAGGGGTTCACCACCCGCATGGTGACGGGCATGGGCCACCTCTACGTGACCGTCACCGAATATGAGGGCCGACCCTTCGAGGTCTTCGCCACCATCGGCAAGTCCGGCCGCTCGACCACCGCCAAGACCGAGGCCATCGGGCGGCTGGTTTCGCTGGCGCTGCGCTCGGGGGTCGAGGTCGCCGAGATCGTCAAGCAGCTCAAGGGGATCGGCGGGGAGTACCCGGTATTTCAGAAGGGCGGTCTGGTGCTGTCGATTCCGGATGCCATCGGACGGATTCTGGAAAAGCGCTACCTGAAAAAAGGCGCCGAGGGCCCCCCCGCCAAACGCAGCAACAGCCTATTGGGTGAAACCTGCCCGGACTGCGGCCAGACGGTGAGCTTCGAGGAGGGCTGCATGACCTGCCATTTTTGCGGCTTCAGCAAATGCGGGTAAAAAAAGAATGCGGCCGCCGGCCGCTCAGGCCCCCCTTGGCGCAAACGGACGCTCACTTTTTGGCGGGGGCCTGGGGGTCATCCTCCGCCGAAGGCGCAAGCCCCTTGACAGTCTCGTTTACGGCCGCGTAAACTGACCTGAACGTTTCGGGTAAGGTGGTCGGGGAGATCCTTCCGGTTTCAATGAATTTGACCACGATCTCCTTGGCCGCTCTCAAGATCTGCTCATCTACTGAACTCATGGGAACACCTTGCTGATGTTGAAAAATTGGGTTCCGGTGGCGCTAACAGAATCCGGCGCGGCTGTCAACACGCCCCGCTGCGGGCGCAGCCAGAGGCCGCTGCCGGCTCGGGCAGCCGGCCACCATATACGGCCCGGGTGGATCCTGATGGGTCTCTTACTGGTGTGCCTGGGCGCCCTGCTCTGCGGCTGTTCGCAGGTCTCTAAAATTCAGAAGAAAAGCCGCCAGCTGGCCCGCGAGCTGCCCTTTACCGGTGACGGTCTCAAACGCACGCTGGCCATCGGCCCCGTGGAAAACCTCACCCCTTACCGGGATCATCCCCTCGCCGAACAGCTCAAGGATCGTCTGAGCCAAACATTGCGGGATGGCTGCCCGCGGGTTTTGATGCCCACCGACGGCGACGGGGGCGTTCAAAGTGTCCTGGCAGCCCTTCAGCAGGGGGACGCCCAGGCGGGACGCCCCAAGAACCTGGTGCTGGCCGAGGCCGGCCGGCAGGCGGGCCTGAATGCCATTTTAACCGCGGCGCTGACGGAGATCGCCACCACCCGCCAGGAAAAGGGCATCCTCTGGTACAAGGACACGTACATCTACCTGCGGATCCAGGTCACCGTGGTAGTTTACGACACCGCCACCGGCGCCAAACTGCTGGACGAAACCACCGAGCATCGCACCCAGGTCGACGAAATGGACGGCTTCGACCCCCTGCCCAGCCAAGACCTGATCCTGCCGTCGGTCCGTGCGACCCTCGATCTTCTGGCCGAGTCGGCCGCCGACAGGGTTTGCCAGCGGCTGAGCGCCCAGCCCTGGAGCGGTTTCATCATCGCCCGCGAGAACGACCGGATAGAGCTCTCCTCGGGAGCGGCTATCGGGCTCAAACCCGGCACGGTTCTGGAAATTTTTGACGACAGCGGCACCATCGACGGCGCCCAGGGCCAAAAGTTCTTCCTGCCCGGCCTGAAAGTCGGTGAGGCCAGGGTTTCGGCGGTCACCGAATGGCAGGCCGAGGCCGCCCTGCTGAGCGGCGGCGATGGGGTCAAAACCGGCCACAGCGTGAAGCTCAAATAGGACGGTTCCGCAAAAAGTCCAATCTCTGCGTTGCGCTGCATCTCGAAGTCGCTGCGGCGTGAATAAGTACGCCTCACGCCGCTGAGATTTGCGCGCCGTAACTTGGCCTTTTCACGGAACTGTCCGGTTTTTGACTTCTAAGGGACTAACCGGGTTTTTTGGCCGGGGTCTTTTGCCCCATCGTCCCGGGCCGAGCATCACAGCAGCCGGCGAAAAAGGCCCTGTGGCTGTCTGAGCGTAAGCGAGTTCCACAGGGCCCGCCGGCTGCGAGAAGCGCAGGGCAGCCCGAAGGGCCCCGGGACGCGGGCGGTTTCTTTTGGTTCGTTTTCTTTTCCGCAAAAGAAAATGAACAAAGCCGAATCGGAATTATCGACTTCCGGCCCGGCACCGGGGTAACCATCAAAGTTCCTTTCTGCAAAAACACCGCGCCGCGGGGTAAAATGATTTTTACCGCTTCATCAAATAGGATCTCGCGGGCCCGGCAGCCTTTGGTCCTCACAGCTCTTCGGGGGTGAAGGCCACCACGTCGTCGATGTGCGACCGGTCCGATAGGAGCATCGCCAGGCGGTCCACCCCCAGGGCGTTGCCGGCCGCCTCGGGCATCCCTTCCAGGGCCGCCAGGAATTTTTCGGGCATCGGCCCCACCGTTTTGCCGCCCGCACGGCGCGCGGCCATTTCAGCCTCGAAGCGCTGCCGCTGCTGGGCGGGATCGGTGAGTTCGCCAAAGGCATTGCAGAGCTCCAGGCCGGCAATGTAGAGCTCGAAGCGTTCGACGACCCCGGGCATGTCCCGCCGCAGACGGGCCAGGGCGCCGTGAACCGCAGGGTAGTCGTGGAGAAATTGGGGCCGCGGCAACCCCAGACGCGGCTCGATTTCAAGCCCCATGACCTCGTCGAAACGCCCGGCGGCCAGCGCATCGGCCATGGAGAGCGAACCGTAGCGCTCGAAAGCCGCCGCCACCGACAGCCTGGGCCAGGGCGGCCGCAGGTCCAGCGCTGATCCCTGGTAGTCCAGCTCGAAACCCAGCCCCACCTCCCGCGCCACAAAACCGATCAGACGCTCGGTCTCCCCCATCATGTCCACATAGTCCGCCCCGGCGCGGTACCATTCCAGGAGGGTGAACTCCGGCAGGTGGCGCCGGCCGCGCTCCCCGCGGCGGTGGCAGCGGCAGATCTGGAAAAGGCGCGGATAGCCCGCGGCCAGCAGCCGCTTCATCAAGAGCTCCGGGGAGGTGTGCAGAAACCACTCGCCGCTGGGCTGGGGGTCGATGTGAGCCTCGGGGGCCAGGGTTGGCAGGCGGTGCGGGGTTTCCACTTCCAGGTAGGCATGGCGCTCAAAAAAGCGCCGGATGGCCTGGATCACCCGCGACCGGAAAACCAGCACGGCTTGGTTGCGGGTTTGCCGAAGCCCCGGGGGGCCGGTGTCAGGCGCCATGCTGCCGCTGGTGATAGGTGTCGGCGGTGCGGTCCTGCAGGATGACGGCGTCGTAGGCCTCGCGCTGGGCCGTCTCGAACCACTGGTAGCCGATCTCCCTGCAGGCCTGGCAGGCTTTGCGCGGGATGTGCACGCACAGCGCGTGGCGGCCGCGGTCGGCGGTCGAATCGATCTGCAGCGCGCCCGCACAGTCCGGGCAGATGCTGATAATTTCCTTCTGGGATTCGAGCAGATTGTCGGTGTCGTAAAAGATGTTGCGCGTCCGACGGTCGAGCCCGCGGCGCTCGCGGCTGCGCGCCGAACGCTGCTCCCGCTGGGCCCAGTTCTGGAGGGTGAGTTCGCCGATCTGTTCGATTCTGCGGCTGGTCTCGCGGGTTTGGCGAATTTTGACGGGGTCGTAGTTGGGCTCCCGCACCTGGGAGTAGTCCAAACCGGCCATGGCCAGGATGATCCCCACGTTGACGTACGGCAGGGCGCCCTCGATGGCGTAGCCGCCTTCAAGCACGGCGATGTCCGGCTGCAGGATGCTGGTCAGCTGGGCGTAACCCTGGGCCGAGAAGTTCATGTTGGTGATGGGGTCCGAAAAATGGTTGTCCTGACCGGCGGAGTTGATCACCAGCTGGGGTTTGAACTCCTCCAGAATGGGTTTGACCACATGTTGGGTGACATAGAGAAAGCCCTCTTCCGAGGTATGCGGCGGCAGGGGGATGTTGACGGTCGTGCCCAGGGCGTTCGGACCGCCCAGTTCGTTGGAGAACCCGGTCCCGGGGTAGAGGGTGCGGCCGTCCTGGTGCATGGAGATGAAGAGAGTGTCGGGGTCGTGCCAGTAGATGTCCTGGGTGCCGTCGCCGTGGTGGCAGTCGGTGTCGACGATGGCCACCCGGTCGACGCCGTAGGCCTGCCGCAGGTACTCGACCATGATGGCTTCGATGTTGATGTTGCAGAAGCCGCGCGCGCCCTGGACCACCCGCATGGCGTGGTGTCCCGGGGGCCGCACCAGGGCGAAGCCGCGCTGGACCCGACCGTCCATCACCGCCATGCCGATGGTCTTGGCACCGCCGGCGCTGATGAAGTGCGACTCGGTCATGACGCTCCAGACGTCCGGCACGCAGAAATGAACCCGCTGAACGTCCTTGATGGGCACCAGGTCGGGTTTGAACTCCTCGATCCCCTCGATATCCAA harbors:
- a CDS encoding histone deacetylase; translation: MQRAKYKTGLVFFPAFDWAISPAHPEREERLLYTQDQVFEEGLLDIEGIEEFKPDLVPIKDVQRVHFCVPDVWSVMTESHFISAGGAKTIGMAVMDGRVQRGFALVRPPGHHAMRVVQGARGFCNINIEAIMVEYLRQAYGVDRVAIVDTDCHHGDGTQDIYWHDPDTLFISMHQDGRTLYPGTGFSNELGGPNALGTTVNIPLPPHTSEEGFLYVTQHVVKPILEEFKPQLVINSAGQDNHFSDPITNMNFSAQGYAQLTSILQPDIAVLEGGYAIEGALPYVNVGIILAMAGLDYSQVREPNYDPVKIRQTRETSRRIEQIGELTLQNWAQREQRSARSRERRGLDRRTRNIFYDTDNLLESQKEIISICPDCAGALQIDSTADRGRHALCVHIPRKACQACREIGYQWFETAQREAYDAVILQDRTADTYHQRQHGA
- the genX gene encoding EF-P lysine aminoacylase GenX is translated as MAPDTGPPGLRQTRNQAVLVFRSRVIQAIRRFFERHAYLEVETPHRLPTLAPEAHIDPQPSGEWFLHTSPELLMKRLLAAGYPRLFQICRCHRRGERGRRHLPEFTLLEWYRAGADYVDMMGETERLIGFVAREVGLGFELDYQGSALDLRPPWPRLSVAAAFERYGSLSMADALAAGRFDEVMGLEIEPRLGLPRPQFLHDYPAVHGALARLRRDMPGVVERFELYIAGLELCNAFGELTDPAQQRQRFEAEMAARRAGGKTVGPMPEKFLAALEGMPEAAGNALGVDRLAMLLSDRSHIDDVVAFTPEEL
- a CDS encoding vitamin B12-dependent ribonucleotide reductase, with amino-acid sequence MGQKGKFLVMEDGQLDLSQYVWDDHRFADILMREKVLDTHQAMAISRFLRQEIETLELPTITVPFIEQLIEAKFREYGLVKPASLRFDKSIFVRNGLNLSENARTVLERRYLKKDPDGTVLETPQQMFQRVAAHIASAEKNYGDENRVREVAEIFYQLMVEAKFLPNSPTLMNAGRRLGQLAACFVLPVEDSMEGIFGALMNAAMIHKSGGGTGFSFSRLRPKDSNVGSTGGVASGPVSFMKIFNTATEQVKQGGTRRGANMAILRVDHPDILEFITCKQDHQSLNNFNISVGVTDAFMRALEAGAAFDLLDPRDGRKAGTLKAAEVYNLMVERAWANGDPGIIFLDRMNRDNPTPELGAIESTNPCGEQPLLPMEACNLGSINLARFVSSEAGSPAIDYEALKEVIGWSVRFLDDTIDVSRYPLPEITAMVQGNRKIGLGVMGFADLLYQLGVPYNSEAALQIAAEVMGFVRETAREASRTLARKRGVFENFGKSVFKGRRDGRLRNATTTTIAPTGTLSIIAGCSSGIEPLFALSFVRHVMDDDKLTEVNPYFKKTAEERNFYSRELMETIAARGTIQDMPEIPEDVRRVFVTAHDISPEWHIRMQAAFQQHTDNAVSKTVNLPHDATVADVRKVYDLAYELGCKGVTIYRDGSRENQVLSFSRKTAADRGFMTAVKERPETLEGFTTRMVTGMGHLYVTVTEYEGRPFEVFATIGKSGRSTTAKTEAIGRLVSLALRSGVEVAEIVKQLKGIGGEYPVFQKGGLVLSIPDAIGRILEKRYLKKGAEGPPAKRSNSLLGETCPDCGQTVSFEEGCMTCHFCGFSKCG
- a CDS encoding CDP-alcohol phosphatidyltransferase family protein translates to MSEHLKIPQKITAILVYGRPPLVFAGMLCAIAVMWTRSPVLYTLGVVLLFIAMSFDLVDGWFSARFQPNPTLANLADRIMDKIVYSIIFPLVAVGMMWRLLFSTPAHAKIELLHAIFVLLICVTVLIRDNFASFMRSFALRKGQEPEQSEYTRLRTVVAAPLSALLYAHAFYIPEGPPSRIYFWISWLGNLPLRGLFVIEIVFLIITFGSIAGYCRKYGTLCLDELCLGDDRLRRRILSVFPNALTLMNAMMGLLAVFFAYQTRIREAYLILMGAAIFDKLDGAVARRLGLTDPSGDPAEDRRRINIGGVLDDVADAVSFCIAPAWIFYICLSALPEPLPTRVPVGLVAVFYAMLGFTRLIYFTLDRHPIPGFFKGMPTPAAALLITAPLILLDQNLLTAPETARNWAIFSFWLTILTAGLMNLYPVRYIHMGRFSDRHPWFTRINLLLVLVFILTPYFGYLVLIQQLLYLLSPLVTWRVDPKVAVMEAKDLDK